Proteins encoded together in one Conexivisphaerales archaeon window:
- a CDS encoding type IA DNA topoisomerase: MKLVITEKERMAFNIARALGKYARKRIGLIYFYQVGEFSILPLKGHITNYITRKDISYWTYSSVDKILQDPFSIVKVMSAKGYYSAIRTLAEKSEEIIIATDPDEEGENIGLEIIEILEGLHKPIKRLWLTTTIQSDIIKAFSNLRSFNKNLALSVEARRKIDSITGFAGTRELTLRLKVGKNVMSFGRVQTSTLWIIVQREREINSFVSKPYWEIIADVEGNKFTHVSSPFFDKEKAEQIFSKVKGSKVMSCSNITINVEEIRPPRPLNTADMLKVATGLMHISPSRVMSLAEKLYLYGRITYPRVENQTYTSSFNHRANLGRLQATSLADYVKSLMARDILQPSKGRYYEDHEPITPIAPITEVNDLHLRRLYEIILRHYLSIFGPPAKLLNTKVEGVINEELFTAEGKEVLEPGFYKVYYYSVREKKLSREFRKNMDYSVNSIDIVEKKTEPPPRFTLQSLLAEMEKLGIGTKSTRPQMIDILRRRKYIDVKGMIVYPTVTGLKLIEYIGDRWMDYISPEFTARVEEEMRKISEGKKDWMELVEDERKNFSNAIQRIRQNTD, from the coding sequence ATGAAGCTTGTAATAACAGAGAAAGAAAGAATGGCATTCAATATAGCAAGAGCCTTGGGCAAGTATGCGAGGAAAAGAATTGGTCTTATTTATTTTTATCAAGTAGGAGAATTCTCAATCCTGCCTCTAAAAGGACACATAACAAACTACATCACCAGAAAGGATATCAGCTACTGGACATACAGCTCTGTAGATAAGATCCTTCAAGACCCCTTCAGCATAGTTAAGGTGATGTCTGCAAAGGGGTATTATTCTGCAATAAGGACTCTAGCTGAGAAGAGTGAGGAAATAATAATAGCAACAGACCCGGACGAAGAGGGAGAGAACATAGGTCTGGAAATAATAGAAATACTGGAAGGCTTGCATAAGCCGATTAAAAGACTTTGGCTAACTACAACAATTCAGTCGGACATCATCAAGGCCTTTTCAAATCTAAGGTCATTCAACAAGAATCTTGCGTTGTCCGTTGAAGCAAGAAGGAAGATAGATTCAATAACAGGCTTTGCGGGGACAAGGGAACTTACACTGAGACTGAAGGTTGGGAAAAACGTAATGAGTTTTGGCAGAGTACAGACATCTACACTTTGGATCATAGTGCAAAGGGAAAGAGAGATTAACTCATTTGTGTCTAAGCCATACTGGGAAATTATAGCTGATGTCGAAGGCAACAAGTTTACTCATGTTTCTTCCCCCTTCTTTGATAAAGAAAAGGCTGAGCAGATTTTTAGTAAAGTGAAAGGCAGTAAGGTAATGAGCTGCTCAAATATTACAATAAATGTTGAGGAGATAAGGCCGCCCAGACCTTTAAACACAGCAGATATGCTGAAGGTAGCTACTGGCCTGATGCATATTTCACCAAGCAGAGTCATGTCCCTAGCTGAGAAGCTCTATCTGTATGGCAGGATAACATACCCTAGAGTTGAAAATCAGACTTACACTTCGAGTTTTAATCACAGAGCAAACTTGGGAAGACTTCAGGCTACTTCACTGGCTGATTATGTAAAATCTTTGATGGCAAGAGATATCTTGCAGCCAAGCAAAGGAAGGTATTATGAAGACCATGAGCCTATAACACCTATAGCGCCAATAACAGAAGTGAATGATCTTCATCTTCGCAGGTTATATGAAATAATTCTTCGCCACTATCTTTCTATTTTTGGCCCTCCAGCCAAGTTGCTTAACACAAAGGTGGAAGGCGTCATCAACGAAGAACTTTTTACAGCAGAAGGTAAAGAAGTTTTAGAGCCCGGATTCTACAAAGTATATTACTATTCAGTAAGAGAGAAGAAACTGTCGAGGGAATTCAGAAAGAATATGGATTATTCTGTAAATAGCATAGATATTGTGGAAAAGAAAACAGAACCTCCTCCGAGATTTACACTGCAATCTTTGCTAGCAGAAATGGAGAAGCTAGGGATAGGGACAAAGAGTACCAGACCGCAAATGATAGACATACTAAGACGAAGGAAATACATAGATGTAAAGGGTATGATTGTTTATCCTACGGTAACAGGGTTGAAGCTGATCGAGTATATAGGGGATAGATGGATGGATTATATATCACCAGAATTTACAGCAAGAGTTGAAGAGGAGATGCGCAAGATTTCAGAAGGAAAAAAAGACTGGATGGAGCTGGTTGAAGATGAGCGGAAAAATTTCTCCAATGCCATACAGAGGATAAGGCAGAATACTGACTAA
- a CDS encoding dihydrolipoyl dehydrogenase, with amino-acid sequence MSEADIIYDVIIVGSGTAMNLVNPLIRQNPAIKIAVIDKDEPGGICLTRGCIPSKIMLYPAELIRSIERADELGLELQIRSVSYNKIMNRMRSLIDEEINSISEGLSNAENIDYYHSVAEFISPYTMKVNGKVIKGKMIFLTTGSRAKIPSIKGLEKTHYYTSDSIIRMEMKNLPKSLAIIGGGYIAAEFGHFFSAMGSSVTILGKNSQFLPDEEPEVSALAKKELGRYMTIYTGYQVEEVEQLPSGIKRIKAVSTVSKGTLYVEAEELLLAAGRAPNNDILKPEKGGIELTKEGWIKVNEYFETSQPNVWAFGDADGRYLFKHVANYESEVVFYNALLKRKVKVDYHAIPHAVFTYPEIASVGMKEKVASDHYGSDNILIGFYRYEYTAKGEAMNVKDYFVKVIIKRDTMQILGAHIIGPYASILIQEIINLMYTQDRSIFPMQDAIHIHPSLSEVVQRAFGNLMNPSEYRHMLQHYFEESGIEIGQ; translated from the coding sequence TTGTCAGAAGCAGATATAATTTATGATGTTATAATTGTGGGCAGCGGTACAGCGATGAATCTGGTGAACCCACTTATTCGTCAGAATCCCGCAATAAAGATAGCTGTTATAGACAAAGATGAGCCAGGAGGCATCTGCCTGACGAGAGGCTGCATACCATCAAAGATAATGCTCTATCCAGCTGAGCTTATCAGATCGATAGAAAGAGCAGATGAGCTTGGGTTAGAGCTACAGATCAGAAGTGTAAGTTATAATAAGATCATGAATAGGATGAGATCTTTGATTGACGAAGAAATAAATTCTATAAGCGAGGGGTTAAGTAATGCTGAAAACATAGACTATTATCATTCGGTTGCAGAATTCATATCACCTTATACTATGAAGGTTAATGGCAAGGTAATAAAGGGAAAGATGATTTTTTTAACAACCGGATCAAGGGCAAAGATCCCAAGCATAAAAGGACTAGAAAAGACTCATTATTACACCAGCGATTCTATAATAAGAATGGAGATGAAGAATCTTCCCAAGAGTCTTGCAATTATAGGGGGAGGCTATATAGCTGCTGAGTTTGGGCATTTCTTCTCAGCAATGGGAAGCAGTGTTACAATTCTGGGTAAAAATTCTCAGTTTCTACCTGACGAAGAGCCAGAGGTTTCTGCACTGGCAAAAAAAGAACTTGGGAGATATATGACGATTTATACAGGATATCAGGTAGAAGAAGTAGAGCAATTACCTAGTGGAATCAAAAGAATTAAAGCTGTGAGCACGGTCAGTAAAGGTACATTATATGTTGAGGCAGAAGAACTATTGCTTGCAGCAGGAAGGGCTCCAAACAACGATATTCTGAAACCTGAAAAAGGAGGAATAGAACTTACAAAAGAAGGGTGGATAAAGGTGAATGAGTATTTTGAGACTTCACAGCCTAATGTCTGGGCATTTGGGGATGCCGATGGTAGATATCTATTCAAGCACGTTGCCAATTATGAGTCAGAGGTTGTCTTTTACAACGCTCTGCTAAAAAGGAAAGTTAAGGTTGACTACCATGCCATTCCACATGCTGTATTTACCTACCCTGAGATAGCTAGTGTTGGGATGAAGGAAAAGGTAGCTTCTGACCACTATGGCTCTGATAATATTTTGATAGGATTCTACAGGTATGAGTATACTGCAAAGGGAGAAGCGATGAACGTTAAGGACTATTTTGTCAAAGTTATAATCAAAAGAGATACTATGCAAATACTAGGGGCACATATTATAGGGCCATATGCTTCTATTCTTATCCAAGAAATAATAAACCTGATGTATACGCAGGACAGAAGCATTTTTCCTATGCAGGATGCTATTCATATTCATCCATCTTTGAGCGAGGTGGTTCAGAGGGCATTTGGTAATCTAATGAACCCAAGCGAGTACAGACACATGCTACAGCATTATTTTGAGGAGTCAGGTATTGAGATAGGGCAATAG